The Candidatus Neptunochlamydia vexilliferae DNA window ATGGGGGAATCTGTTTTTGGGGGGTTTTCTCGATCCGGTCGGCGATCCTTAGGATGTGGTTTTCTTCTTGGAGGATGGCTTTTGTGGTGAATGTGGGGAGGAGGGCTTGGGTCTTTTTGTCTCGGAGTTGGACGAGCTGGTCTTGTTTCCAGAATGCTTGGATGAGGTTGGGGGTTTTGTCGGCTGGGGTGTGTTTGAGGATGAACCTTTCGACATCGTCTTTGGTAAAGGTGCTTTGTCTATTGGTGATGGCTTTTAAGATGTTTTGGGGGTCACTGGCTGCGATGGCGTTGAGCTCGAGTCGTTTTTCGTGTTCTTCAAGGAGGGCAAAGGCTCTTCCTCGTAGACGGGCGGGTCCTAGGTGCTCTTGGGGAACGAGGCCGTTTTCATCGACTTTTAGGGAGAGTCCTTTGGAGAGGAAAAAGGTGTTCTGATGCTTAGCCCAGAGTCGCCCTACGTCGGGACCGCTGATGACTTTTCCTTTTTTGATGATGGGCATGAGGTCGGTGGCTTTTTTGTCTTCTAGTTCAGAGCCGTTTGGTTTGAGCCTTCTGGTTGTGAGCTGGGCGTGGGCATGCCAGTTATGTTCTTCGACGCTCATGCCTGGGTAGTTGGTTCCGATCTCTATGAAGGGGTTGGCGCGGATCTCTTTGGGTAGGGAGACGATGTAGTTCCCTTGCTTTTGTTCGATGACGGTTCCTATGGTTCCTCTGGGGATCCCGAGGGCTTCGTTGTCTTCGGTAAAGGTGATCTTCCGTTCTGGGGGGTGGATCACACATTCTGCTATGAGGCCTGGGTAGTGTTTTTGGATGAAGGTTCTTGTGAGAACGATGCGGTCTTCTAGGGTGATCTCTTTGTCATCGGGAAGGGCTAGGACTAAGTGCATGCTGACTTGGGCGTCTTTTCGGGCTTCTTTTTTTTCGGCGAAGTTCCAGAGGACTTCTGGGATTTTGAGGTTCTGATCGGCTCCGTCTGGAAGGATGATTTCGTGATGTGAGATGGTTTCTCGGTGGCTAAAGTCGTAGAGCTTGGGCTGTAATACGCAGTTCCCTTTGAAAAAGACGCGTGATCGGGAGAGATATGCGGATAGCTGACAGGAGTTTCGTCCTTCTGATCTCTTGATGAATTCTACTCTTCCAAATCCTATGGCCATTTTCTTGTTTCTATTTTGGGTTGCTTGGTTCTTGATATTAAGCGATAAAGGTTGAGTTTGCAAGGATTTTCTGAAAGCAAGTGTTGGCACAACACATATTGCGTCTAATAATCTTCACATCTCCTGGTTTGTTAGTGCAAAGTGGTGTTATTTTTTATTCTGAGTGGGGGTTGATGGGGAATATCTTGTATTGACTGGTTCTTGGGAACCTTCATAAGGAGGGGGTGGCTTTTAATGGCGCTCTATGGTTATGATCGATGATAAACACAAATGGAACCTGCAAGGATGTCTATGGGATTGGATCTAGAAGAAGAAAAAAAGAAACTAGCTGCAAAGAAGTCAAGAATTGAAGCGAAGGAAAAACGGCTGAAAGAGAAAGAGCGAAAGGTTAGAACCAGGCGCTTGATTGAGCTTGGAGGGTTGGTTTCTAAAGCTGGGATCGATGAGCTCGATAGCAATGCCCTTTTGGGCGCTCTTTTGGAGATTAAGGAGAAGGTTCAAGAAGAGACCTTGAAAAAGTGGCAGGAGAAAGGTGAGGCTGCTTTTGAAAAAGACAAGGTTGAAAATGGGGAGGCGCTGATTGTTGCGTTTGGAACAGAGCCGTCAAAAGAGATCAAAGGCAAGCTGAAAAATCTAGGTCTGAGATGGAATCGCTTTCGCAAGGAATGGCAGGGATATGCTCAAAAAGCACTTGTGGAAAAGGAGCTGCAGGGGCTGGATGTGAAGATCGAGGCGATCGATGGATAGGGGTGAGGAAATTTTCTTGAACCGCTTTTTTGTGGGGATGTTGCTGATGAGTGGTGTGGCGCTTCTTTTTTCTGTGTTTGGAGCGCGACTTCTGGGCTTAGTCCCCTGCTCTTTATGTAAGTGGCAGAGGGTTCCGTTCATGGTGCTGATTTTGGGGGCTTCTGGTGGGCTGTTTGGTTTCCGCAAGCGGGGCTTTTTTAGACTGGTGCAGGGAGCGCTTTTTTTGGGGATGGGGTTAGGTTGCATCCACTTCTTGATCCAGATGGGGGTTTTTTCGGGTTTTTGCTCTTCGGCTAGGGATTTTGGAACTCCTGAGGAGTTTGTAAAAGGGCTGCAGAGATCAAGCTGTTCTTCGATCAGCTGGCCTGTTTTGGGGGTGCCAGTCTCATTGATCAATGGATTGAGCCTTGGAACGGTTTTGGGGCTTTCGATCTATCTGAAGCGTAAATACCACCGCAGGAGGAGATCATGAAGGTTAAGGTGTCTGTGAGCCGGTTTTATCCGGAGGTGTTTAGAAGGAAGGGGGATGCTGAGAGGTACCAGTACAAGGGAACATGTGAGGTTCATCTTCTATTGGATACGATTGAGATGGACGTCAGGAATATCACCTACCGGATCGATCATGAGGGAAAAATCACACTAAAACCCCCTTTTAGGATCCACTCGAATAAAAAAGCGGGGATCAAGCCGAGGCTTGTCCCCTCTGTGGTGTTTAAGGAGGCGGGGGTGTGGCAAGAGGTAGAAAGTAAGGTCAGGTGCGAGCTGTTGAAGGGGGTTGGAAAGAAAGCTAGGGGGAAATGGTTGCAGCTGGAGTTTTGGGGTCAAGGCAGATATTTAGAAACATCGAAGTTTTTTAGAAAAAAGTTGAGCTAAAAAAGCTTACATGCTAATATCATTTCCATAAAGAAGGAGAAAAAATGTTAGCAACAAACTGTTTCCAGTCATTTTCAAGTAAAGTCTTTAATTTCTGTGTGTATGAGGGCTTTTACCAAGCTGAACTCAAGACAAAAAACACTCTTACATCCAAAAGTTCCCATTTTAATTTTAGACAGTTTAGTTCAGATAATTCTATTGGCCTATTCAGTCGGCAAAAACGCATTAATGAATTAGAAAAAGCATTCTTTAAAGCACTCCCGAAAAATTTCAGAAAAGACTTTTTTGCCGAAATAAGCAATGGAAAATTCACTGGTGAGCTCGACAATGCGGTTTTAGCTTTAAACATACTGAAAGGGTTGCCTTTAAGCACACTTGACCTCCCAATTATTCAAGGGGATTTGGGGGGTTTAGGCTCTAGCTCTGATAATATCTGGAAGGATAAACACTTGGACATAGTAAGCGCTCGATCTCTCCCCGGTTTATCAGATAAGTATCATACAGTTACTGGCTCTAAAGTAACCGAGGTAGTAAAAAATTATACTTTTTATAATAAGGGCTTTCATCTAGTTGAAATTGGCTGTTTAAGTGGTCACGATGCTAGGTTAATATGCAAAGACTTTGCAGAGCAAGGCAAGAAGGTTTCTAGTTACACAGGAATAGATATTAATAAAGCAGGGCTGATTGCAGGCGCCTGCCTACAGCAACACGAGCCTTGGATAGATGAATTTATGATGGTCCATGGAAACTCTGAAATATTGAAAAATTTTCAAACTCCCCATTTAAGACGTATCGGAAAAGAAAAGAAACTGATTTTATGTAACAAATTAATATCAGCAGTTCCCCCTATAGACGGGGAAAGGATTCTAAAAAATATCTCAACATACATGAATCCCAGGGACTGCGCATTAGTGAATTTTACCATACATGATGCAATTTCAAAAAAAATCATAAAAAAAATTAGCAAAAAAAAGAACTCCTCTTTTAGAGCAGAAAAAGAAAACGGAAAAGTTAATATCTATGAAAAACGAAATGTCCATGTACAAACCATTTTTGAGAAAGACTATTTAAAAAAAATGCTTAAAACGCTTAATCTCGCTGTAATTAGTGTACTACCTATTAACGAACTTAAAGAAAGCGCAGAAAGCTCAAATGTAGAGAATTACACGGTAGATATCTACAACCGAGACTTTGCATTGTTAGTCATTAAGGAAGAAAGTATATAACCATTCAAAGGAGAGTCAAAATGATCAATACTGGTATAATCTTAGGGCTACAGATAAGAGCCACATCTGTAGCAATGTTCTCTACTAGTTCACTTAACAAAAACAAATATATTGAAACAAAAATAAGTTCTTTAAATCTCTTTTCTGAGGTAATGTTAGAATCAGTAAAAAGTCCCAATGAAAAAAAACAAATTTCCGAACGCTTTGATAAAGAAATTAGTGAAATAAAAAAAGCAGCACAAAAGCAAGATCAATTTGCAAATATTGCAAGCAAAATTATTGAGAAAAATAAAGATAAAGACTGAACAACTTCTTTTCTATAAGCCGAATGGTTGATTTAGAGGTCGGTCCTAAATCGACTGAATTAAAAGTTTTCACCCTGAGCCCAAATCGCTTAAAGCCTTTGAGAATCAAGGGATTTAGCTAAAACATCGCTTTGCGACAAGTTTAAGCTTCGCTCCGCCTTCAAGGTGAAGGCTTTCAACCATCACGGAAGGGATAGTAATTGCTTTTCGCTCACATGAAGTAACATGTGAATCCACGGGCCAGCAAAAGTGCTTCTCCAGTACTTAAAGGTGTATAGATGGATATTCTCCCATCCCATGGCGAGTTGGAGCCCCTGGAAGTTTGTGGCTCCATCTACAAGAATGCATCTCCATATGGGGGGATCAAGATCGAGGAGAGGTACCTTTACTGTAAAATTTCTCCCATAGCTGTTAGCTGTCAAAATGGTATGTTTTTGCTCACTGGAAGTTTAGAAGCTCAAGAGAGGTGGTTGCTGACCTTTTTTGTCATCTCAAACATGCTAATCTCTTTTTTACTTCCTAAAACCTTGGCAAGCTTTTCATCTGGGATGATGTTTCGCTTGTTTTTTGGGTTTTGCATTTTATTTTTTTTGATGTAGTCCCAAAGTTTTTTTGTGACCTGAGTGCGAGGCATAGGTCCTTTCCCAACAATTGCTGAGAGTGCATCACTGACTGCCCTGGGTTTCATAAAAGCGGTGTTTGCCATTTTTTTCCTTTGGGTTGGTGTTTATGGGCAATGCCATTGTTCTTCATCCTCGATAAATTTTCAAGTGCTTTCCAAACATTTTCTCTGCTCTTTGAGTTTTTTAGCTGACTACCAATTGGATAGAGACAACCTGTTGACCTTCAGGATGTAGTGCATAAAAATTACGCGTTATATTTTTTTTGAACTGAGTTAGGACAAAAGAGCTTCTTAGGAGGTTAAGATGAGCGCTTTTTTATCTATTTTGTTTGTTTTTGCTCAGGTCTCTTTTTTGGATGTTTGTTGCGATGGGAGAGGTCCGGTGGTTCATGAGTGGTGGACCTGCTCTGATTGTGGCTATTCAAATCGAGTTGGCACGGTAAGGTGTGAGCGGTGCTATAAGAGCAAATAAGTTTTTTAGGGGAAGGGGGCTTGAACGGTTGGGCTTGTCTCAAAATAGGCCGATTTAAAGTCGATGAGCTGTAAGGGTAAGAGGGTTTCTCCTTTGAGAGTGGGATTTTTGGCAAACCGTTTTTTTAGGCTGCAGATGGGGATCACGGGCATCTGCTCTAGGAGGTGCTCTTCTGCTTGTTTGAGGAGATGGGTTCTTTGGACGGGTGAGAGGCTGGCTTTTGCTTGATCGAGAAGGGTGATGTAGTGGGGATCTTCCCAAAAGCTGGTGTTATTGGTATTGTCTCGGTTCCGGAAGATTTCTAAGATAAAAATAGGATCTAAGACGCTGACGTTCCAGGCTAGAAATCCGACATCATAGTCCCCTCGACAGAGGGCATCGTAGTGGATGTTCCATTCGGTTTGTTTTAGGGTGACTTTATGGATCCCTAAGGCGTCTCTCCACTGGTCTTGGATGGCTTGGGCAATCCGATGGTGGATTTCGACGTTGGCTACGTAGCTCAGGGTGATTTCTGGGAAAGTTTTTCGTGTGAGGTTGAGCTCATAGAGAGCTTCTTCAAAGAGCTTTTTAGCTTGATTGGGATCGTTATCTTGAAAAAGGGGTTTTTCTGATAGGGTGATGGCAGGGGGAAGGA harbors:
- a CDS encoding conjugal transfer protein TraD, with product MGLDLEEEKKKLAAKKSRIEAKEKRLKEKERKVRTRRLIELGGLVSKAGIDELDSNALLGALLEIKEKVQEETLKKWQEKGEAAFEKDKVENGEALIVAFGTEPSKEIKGKLKNLGLRWNRFRKEWQGYAQKALVEKELQGLDVKIEAIDG
- a CDS encoding disulfide bond formation protein B, giving the protein MNRFFVGMLLMSGVALLFSVFGARLLGLVPCSLCKWQRVPFMVLILGASGGLFGFRKRGFFRLVQGALFLGMGLGCIHFLIQMGVFSGFCSSARDFGTPEEFVKGLQRSSCSSISWPVLGVPVSLINGLSLGTVLGLSIYLKRKYHRRRRS
- a CDS encoding IS1096 element passenger TnpR family protein — translated: MTANSYGRNFTVKVPLLDLDPPIWRCILVDGATNFQGLQLAMGWENIHLYTFKYWRSTFAGPWIHMLLHVSEKQLLSLP
- a CDS encoding SWIB/MDM2 domain-containing protein — its product is MANTAFMKPRAVSDALSAIVGKGPMPRTQVTKKLWDYIKKNKMQNPKNKRNIIPDEKLAKVLGSKKEISMFEMTKKVSNHLS